The genomic window TGTTGAAACGGCGAAACGATACAACAACTTCGTGCGCATCGATATGGAAGATTCAGCGCATTGCCAAGCGACGCTCGATTTATTACACGAACTACGCCGCACGTACGACAACGTTGGAACGGTCATTCAAGCATATTTATATCGCGCTGAACAAGATGTAAAAGATTTGAAAGGAGTATCGCTTCGTTTAGTGAAAGGAGCGTATAAAGAGCCGCCAGAAGTGGCGTTTCAAGAAAAACAACAAATTGATGAGAACTACATGAATATGATTCGTCTTCACTTATTAAGCGGAAGTTATACAGCGATTGCCACACATGATCATCATATTATTGAAAAAGTAAAAAAGTTTGCGAAAGAAAATAATATTCCGCGTAACCAATTTGAGTTTCAAATGTTATATGGCTTTCGAACAGATATGCAACAACAGCTTGCAAAAGAAGGCTATACGATGCGCGTATACGTTCCATTCGGGAATGATTGGTTCGGCTATTTCATGCGCCGATTAGCAGAACGTCCACAAAACGTCGCGTTCGCATTAAAAGGCTTTTTTGGAAAATAATTTTTTGTACAAATTGTGAACATATTTTAGTATAATGATACGTACAAAGGGGTTTTTATAGACAACAAAGGAAGGGGAGATTGTTTTGGTTATTACATCTGTCGTTGTGTATATGGTGGGGATGTTATTCATCGGATATTGGGCGTATAAACGGACATCGAACTTGTCTGATTATATGTTAGGCGGACGAACGCTCGGTCCAGCCGTTACCGCATTGAGCGCGGGAGCATCGGATATGAGCGGTTGGTTGTTGCTCGGATTGCCGGGAGCGATGTATGCGCAAGGGTTAAGCGCTTCATGGATTGTGATCGGATTAGCCCTTGGAGCGTATGCGAACTGGTTATACGTTGCTCCACGTTTACGAGTATATACAGAAGTAGCGAACGATTCGATTACGATTCCATCGTTTTTAGAAAACCGTTTCGGTGATACATCGAAGTTATTGCGTCTCGTTTCTGGATTCGTCATTATGATTTTCTTTACCTTTTACGTTTCTTCTGGTCTCGTTTCTGGCGGGGTCATGTTTAAAAATTCGTTTGGCACAGAT from Anoxybacillus gonensis includes these protein-coding regions:
- a CDS encoding proline dehydrogenase family protein; the encoded protein is MLAQLSKNIFLYASQSKMLNQAAKKWGLRFGASQVVAGETIESAIKKVRELNEKGLVCTLDHLGEFVSSREEAIEATQYNIRTLEAIHRAGVQSNLSVKLTQLGLDIDFDFCLNNMRQIVETAKRYNNFVRIDMEDSAHCQATLDLLHELRRTYDNVGTVIQAYLYRAEQDVKDLKGVSLRLVKGAYKEPPEVAFQEKQQIDENYMNMIRLHLLSGSYTAIATHDHHIIEKVKKFAKENNIPRNQFEFQMLYGFRTDMQQQLAKEGYTMRVYVPFGNDWFGYFMRRLAERPQNVAFALKGFFGK